Part of the Methylomonas rapida genome is shown below.
CGGCGCGGTGTTAAACTGGAGCCCGGTAAACATTGACGCCACCGGCACTGCGGGAGAGTAATCATGAAAGGCAACGAGCAAGTCATTGCGCATTTAAACGAACTTTTGGCCGGCGAATTGACCGCCATCGACCAGTATTTCATTCATTCCCGGATGTATGAAAACTGGGGCTTCGGCAAGCTTTACGAGCGCATCGCCCACGAAGTGCAGGACGAAACCAACCACGCCGATGCCTTGATCAAGCGCATCCTGTTTCTGGAAGGCACGCCGGACTTGAGCAAACGCGAGCCGCTGAATGTCGGTCACA
Proteins encoded:
- the bfr gene encoding bacterioferritin, which translates into the protein MKGNEQVIAHLNELLAGELTAIDQYFIHSRMYENWGFGKLYERIAHEVQDETNHADALIKRILFLEGTPDLSKREPLNVGHTVEEMLKNDLSLELKVVQDLRNVMAFCESVQDYQTREILQVMLEDTEHDHAHWLEQQLGVIERIGLQNYLQSQL